A section of the Desulfuromonas sp. genome encodes:
- a CDS encoding DnaJ C-terminal domain-containing protein has translation MAKDYYAVLGIRKDTTETEIKKAYRKLALKYHPDKNPGDKKAEEKFKEITEAYAVLSDPDKRRQYDQFGDSGFHQRYSQEDIYRDFDVGDIFREFGFGTDDIFGHLFGGGRGRATGFSGGRPQAPKGQDYVMRLSIPLRQALQGGERRVEFRREGRVEQLQVRIPAGVEAGQKLRVAGKGGTSPSGGPPGNLFLEIQVEADPLFTREGNDLLVKIRIPFSGACLGTSVEVPTLDGKKRVKVPAGMQGGGKIRLKGDGAPGKKKAAAGDLYAVVEVEVPQTLSEGQKKLLEQLRSEGL, from the coding sequence ATGGCCAAGGACTACTATGCCGTTCTCGGTATCCGCAAGGACACCACGGAAACCGAGATAAAGAAGGCTTACAGAAAACTCGCCCTCAAGTACCATCCCGACAAAAACCCCGGCGACAAAAAGGCCGAAGAGAAGTTCAAGGAGATCACCGAAGCCTACGCCGTCCTGTCCGACCCGGACAAGCGGCGCCAGTACGACCAGTTCGGCGACAGCGGCTTCCACCAGCGCTATTCTCAGGAGGACATCTACCGGGACTTTGACGTGGGGGACATCTTCCGCGAATTCGGTTTCGGCACCGACGACATCTTCGGCCACCTGTTCGGGGGCGGACGGGGCCGCGCCACCGGCTTCAGCGGCGGACGCCCCCAGGCGCCCAAGGGACAGGACTACGTCATGCGCCTCTCTATCCCCCTGCGCCAGGCGCTCCAGGGCGGGGAGCGGCGGGTCGAGTTCCGCCGGGAGGGTCGGGTGGAGCAGCTCCAGGTGCGCATCCCTGCCGGGGTCGAAGCAGGGCAAAAACTGCGGGTGGCCGGCAAGGGAGGAACCAGCCCCTCCGGGGGGCCGCCGGGAAACCTGTTCCTCGAGATTCAGGTGGAGGCCGACCCCCTCTTCACCCGCGAGGGCAACGACCTGCTGGTCAAGATCAGGATTCCCTTCAGCGGAGCCTGCCTCGGCACCTCCGTGGAGGTTCCCACCCTCGATGGAAAGAAGCGGGTCAAGGTCCCCGCGGGCATGCAGGGCGGAGGCAAGATTCGCCTCAAAGGGGACGGCGCGCCCGGGAAGAAGAAGGCGGCGGCGGGCGATCTCTACGCCGTCGTTGAAGTGGAGGTCCCGCAGACCCTCTCCGAAGGGCAGAAGAAACTTCTGGAGCAGTTGCGCTCCGAAGGACTCTGA
- a CDS encoding MarR family transcriptional regulator, which translates to MEHIERIARLYPPLMRGMGRLRALVHEGMDLTYNQYKTLLTIADRDACSLGDLARDLEVAMSSASQMVERLVGQGLVEREQDAANRRQVVIRLTPSGRDLIDELQQGILSGYEKVLARLPESDQEDLVRSFETIARILDKLT; encoded by the coding sequence TTGGAACATATCGAACGCATCGCCCGCCTCTATCCCCCCCTCATGCGGGGCATGGGACGGCTGCGCGCCCTGGTTCACGAGGGCATGGACCTCACCTACAACCAGTACAAGACCCTGCTGACCATTGCCGACCGGGACGCCTGTTCCCTGGGGGACCTGGCCCGGGACCTGGAGGTGGCCATGAGCAGCGCCAGCCAGATGGTGGAGCGGCTGGTGGGGCAGGGCCTGGTGGAGCGGGAGCAGGACGCGGCCAACCGGCGCCAGGTGGTCATCCGCCTTACCCCATCAGGGCGTGATCTCATCGACGAACTGCAGCAGGGCATCCTTTCGGGATACGAAAAGGTCCTGGCCCGGCTGCCGGAGAGCGACCAGGAGGACCTGGTCCGCTCCTTCGAAACCATCGCCCGCATACTCGACAAACTCACCTGA